A single Macaca mulatta isolate MMU2019108-1 chromosome 15, T2T-MMU8v2.0, whole genome shotgun sequence DNA region contains:
- the LOC144334919 gene encoding uncharacterized protein LOC144334919 isoform X1, which yields MRSGQGTGRWAPFQLKFPKSRPGKIKALIFRDSPELPRGGARPCQTRSAARQRRVRSARRRPGASPVKTELSLLRTRRGGVGAWDTWGRVRCEDRETLLQLRDTRGRRGKDFASTSAMTINFQRPSQKCMPVLSSLQPVES from the exons TTGAAATTTCCAAAATCACGGCCTGGAAAAATCAAGGCGCTGATTTTCAGAGATTCCCCAGAGCTGCCGCGAGGGGGCGCCCGGCCCTGCCAAACCCGGAGCGCCGCACGCCAGAGGCGTGTCCGATCCGCACGGCGGCGTCCTGGGGCGTCCCCTGTGAAGACTGAGCTTTCTCTCCTCAGGACCCGCCGGGGAGGGGTCGGGGCTTGGGACACCTGGGGCCGCGTCCGCTGTGAGGACAGGGAGACGCTGCTGCAGCTCCGGGACACCCGGGGCCGCCGAGGCAAAG ATTTTGCTTCAACTTCTGCCATGACCATAAACTTccagaggccttcccagaagtGCATGCCAGTGCTGTCTTCTCTACAGCCTGTAGAATCGTGA